In Portunus trituberculatus isolate SZX2019 chromosome 10, ASM1759143v1, whole genome shotgun sequence, one genomic interval encodes:
- the LOC123502052 gene encoding general transcription factor II-I repeat domain-containing protein 2B-like: protein MKKANVERHYSSKHAKLSDLGGQMRLDKINALRRCLESQQASFTRPRCDRDNVIQTSYALSDLIAKKLKPHIEGEFVKECIVKAAELLAPDKLQLFQSVSLSRRTVSDRITDLAQDIHKTLKDSARDFQFFSVACDETTDITNTAQLAILFVE, encoded by the coding sequence ATGAAGAAGGCCAATGTGGAGCGTCATTACAgctcaaaacatgctaagctCAGTGATTTGGGAGGACAAATGCGTCTGGATAAAATCAATGCTCTTCGGCGGTGTTTAGAATCACAACAAGCCTCTTTCACAAGACCTCGGTGTGACAGAGACAACGTTATTCAGACGAGTTATGCACTGAGTGACCTAATTGCCAAGAAGCTGAAGCCTCACATAGAGGGAGAGTTTGTGAAAGAGTGCATCGTTAAAGCTGCGGAGTTGCTAGCGCCAGACAAACTTCAGTTATTTCAGAGTGTTAGTTTGTCTCGTAGAACCGTCTCAGATCGGATTACTGACTTAGCACAAGATATTCATAAAACACTGAAGGATTCTGCAAGAGATTTCCAGTTCTTCTCTGTGGCTTGTGACGAGACAACAGACATAACAAATACCGCCCAACTGGCCATTTTGTTCGTGGAATAA
- the LOC123502053 gene encoding general transcription factor II-I repeat domain-containing protein 2B-like produces the protein MHGTTTGEDLFESLVSSMNKLELTFEKLSGLTTDGAPAMVGSQKVVSCINFIKSRGLNSRQFKELLNDLASEYGDLVYHCEVRWLSRGNMLMRFYELRDEVKQFMEMKGTPVRELSDSKWLCDLAFMVDITKYLSELNVKLQGPNQLLSSLLSNVKSFEAKLKLWKVQLERSNTVHFPTLQEQNPSTTDEYAGECAKLIEAFSERFKDVKSKQQELNIFATPFNVEPADVPDNLQHEIIQLQSDDELKARYNNLSLLEFYRRYVSADDFPILRRHALKYASVFGTTYCCEQFFSKLNLAKSRLRSRLTDANLENQLRVASSTVPPNITRLAKEKQFQPSH, from the exons ATGCATGGCACCACAACTGGTGAGGACTTGTTTGAGAGTCTTGTTTCGTCAATGAACAAACTAGAGTTAACATTTGAAAAGTTAAGTGGCCTCACTACTGATGGAGCTCCAGCCATGGTTGGCTCACAAAAGG TAGTGTCATGCATAAATTTTATCAAGAGCAGAGGGCTAAACAGCCGCCAGTTTAAGGAGTTACTGAATGATCTTGCCTCAGAGTACGGTGATCTTGTTTATCATTGTGAAGTGCGGTGGCTGAGTCGTGGGAATATGCTTATGCGCTTTTATGAACTGCGTGATGAAGTCAAGCAATTCATGGAGATGAAGGGAACACCTGTCAGGGAACTCAGTGATAGCAAGTGGCTGTGTGATCTTGCTTTCATGGTTGACATTACCAAGTATCTCTCAGAGCTGAACGTCAAGCTGCAGGGCCCCAACCAGCTTCTCAGCTCTCTGCTTTCAAACGTGAAATCATTTGAAGCTAAATTAAAGCTGTGGAAAGTGCAACTCGAAAGAAGTAACACTGTGCATTTCCCCACTCTGCAAGAACAAAATCCTTCTACAACGGATGAATATGCTGGTGAGTGTGCGAAACTAATTGAGGCATTTAGTGAAAGGTTCAAGGACGTGAAAAGTAAACAACAGGAGTTGAACATCTTCGCTACACCATTTAATGTGGAACCAGCTGATGTGCCTGATAACCTGCAACACGAAATAATTCAGCTGCAAAGCGATGATGAGCTGAAAGCTAGGTACAACAACCTCTCACTGCTTGAGTTCTACAGACGTTACGTAAGTGCTGATGATTTTCCTATTTTGAGGAGACATGCACTGAAATATGCATCTGTGTTCGGAACGACTTACTGCTGCGAGCAGTTCTTCTCAAAACTTAACCTGGCAAAGAGTAGACTGCGCTCCAGACTGACCGATGCAAACCTGGAAAACCAGTTGCGAGTAGCATCATCAACAGTACCACCTAACATCACGCGCCTCGCCAAAGAGAAGCAGTTCCAGCCGTCACATTAG